TCCCACGTGCCCAGCTGGCCTGCGGCagaacagccccagccctggcacagcagcgCCCCTTCcccgggccagccccagccccagccccagccccagccccaggcagctgccccttccccctgcccaggcGCGCtgcggccccagccctggggcagcgctCCCCAGCCCgggctgcagggtctggcagggctcggggtgggggctgaggtggaGCGAGGCCCCCGcagggccctccctgcccccggctgCCAGGGCAGCCCCCCGCCCATCCCCGCCCGTCCCCTCCAGCGGGCGTCTCCGCAGCGCAGGGCCCCAGACTCTCTCGCCGCCCCCGGGGTGCCAGTGCAGCcgcagggccggggccggggccgaggGGGGCTCCGGCGCTGCTCCCCGGCTCCCTaaccttcccctctgcccccagctgctccctgcggGAGGCGGACGCGCGGCGCAAGgagaccttccagcagtggcaggagacGTACTGGCTGCTCCAGCGCTCGCCCTGGCTCGTCCTGGCCGTGGGCCGGCTGGGCGAGCCCCTGGCCCGCTACCACCTGCCCTACCGGCGGGcgccgcccctgcccctgcccctcttcGTGCCGGCTGACCTGAGCGCCACGGCCGAGCGGGGCCCCACCCCGCCGCAGCTGCGCCGCCTGATGGACTTGGAGACGGCGCTGGCCGGGGGCCCCCTGCCCAACGGGCTGTGCCCCACCAAGAAGGCGGTGGCAGAGATCACCAAGGAGCTGCCGCCCGTGGTCCCGCCCAGCCGGCCGGACTTCGGCAAGGGCGGCTTCCCCCGCGCCCTGTCCCAGGAGGCGCAGAGGGGCTGAGGGGGCCcctctccgccccccccccatgcccagtgaagacaagccctagaGCTGGGGTGGCCCAGGTGTGACCCCCCTTGTCCTGACTGTGTCTGCAGCAGCCGCCATGGCCCTCGGGTGCCAGGGCGCAGcgaggtgttgcccagctgagtCGCAGAGCGGCCTGTGTTTGTCTACGAGTGGTGCATCCGGACGTGCTTCTGTGCACAtagaatttattctgcacatggatgataaAATGAGAGGGACCCCCTGGTCCAGGACACAAAGTTAGAGGCAACCGTTGGATCTGATGTcggccggtgggtggcggggagggcgGGCCCGGCCCCAGGCTCTGTTTTGTCCATACATCCATTGGTCGAGCCTGGGTCCAGAGCCTGGCCTGCCAGTGCCGTGTGGACGCCCGGGTCCAGGATCCCCGGGGAGCAGCGTAGATGGGTTGTGATCCAGGGTGACTGACCTGCTgccccaagctgggaggggggtCCCCTATGGCCAGTGCTTTGCAAGGAGGGGGGATGTCTCACGCTTCTgctcctggggaggagggagctgccaccagcccccccgccagccctcccTGTGCGGGCGCTGCAGGCCTGGCAtgaggccagccccagggcaaagggggcaggaggggccgggccaggccatgCCCAGGACAGAGGAGCTGCGAATGGCCAATGGCAGAAGTGATGGATGGAAAGGGCCACCGGGGAGGAAGCCAACAGGGAATCCAGCCCCTCCTTTGGGCGCAGGACCCCCCGTCTCGCCATCCAGCGTGGGCAGGAGGGGTGCGATGGAGGGGGGGACACAGGGCACTCGGCTGCTGGCTGCCCCCGTGCGGCTCCGGGGACAAGGGTTGGCCCAGCTGCCGCAGGGGAGAGGCGGGTTTCTGGCCATGTGTTGGTTTTCACCTTGTTCTGCAATAAAACTTCGGTCCCGCTCCACCTGCCTTGGGTCCCTTCCTGTGAAACGCACAAACGCTGGAGGGGCGCTGAGCCGGCCCTGGGCACATCCAGTGGCTCCCTCCACGGGGGCCAGGCCCGGCCAGCTGTAccggggcagggcctagggctggactgccccagtcACACCCCAGCGCGTGAGGCTGGGcccaggtgggggcagaggggctgggccccgcccccgccttgGAAAGGGGCGAGGTGGGCAAaggaggggggggtggggcatggggcacTGCAGGACCCAGCGCAGGAGGACACGGGTTGAACAGACCCTGGCGACAGGCCCCGGCTTGaggtgcagggggttgggagggtgaCACTGTATTTACTGGGGGAGCACAGCGGGGTTCAGGCCCGTGAATTGTGGGCCTGGGAGCCGGGACGCCTGGGTTTTACTCCCGGCGGTGATGTCTGACCTGCCCAGCtcggtgcctcggtttccccctcTGCCTTTCCATGGGCCCAgctcagtccctgcctgcccagaGGTCGAGGGATtgggctgctggctcctgggagctgctGAAGACAGGGGCAGtttgcgggggcagggggacgggCTGACAagcagcaaggggtggggggcgggggtagggggcTCTGCGCCTCTCACCACtcacacagcagctgccccagagcagcccacGCTGGGCTCCCCggaggggctgggcacagctgtTCCTTGGGGCTGAGCCTGGCACTGGGCACGACTCCTGCCAGGCCTGGTTATGTggcccagctgggggggggggacaggccctgcctgcctggggtccCACGAGCGGCGGGGGCGTCACTGCCAGAGCAGCCTCCGCTGCTCATCTAGAGTAGGGCAGGGGCCGCATTCGGCGCCAGGGACAGAGTGGTGCTGAGCCAggtccgggggggcgggggcagccaaGACAATGGCGCTGAGCAGGAGCCTGGCAGGCGCCCACACCGGGGTGACACGGCCAAGCGCTGCGCTGGCACTTTTAAaggctgccccccaacccctccctgcatgtgcgcgcgtgcgcgcacacacgcacatgcacacacgcacacagccgcacacacacacagccgtgcacacacacagccgcacacacgcacacagccgcacacacacaccgccacacacgcacacgcacacgcacacacagacgtGCACACACAgccgcacacacgcacacgcacacagccgCACACGCGCACACAGCCGCACACGCAGACGCGCACACACAgccgcacacgcacacacatacatgcacacacacgcgcacgcacacgcacacgcagacgtgcacacacacagccgcacacacacacacacacacacacacacacggcttcGCCCCGTGCGAGCTGGATTCACCACTGCGTGGCCAGGCCCCGTGCCCcacgggcagggcagagcagagcgcccacgCGACAGCTGCCCCGGCCGGGACTGTGCAGACTTCCCACAAGCAGCTCTGCGGTGCCCCTCTGACCCCACCCATGACCCCAGCTAGCCCAGccgtgccccacagcccctcacccagccAACGCCCCCGCCTCATGTGAGCTGCCAGAGGGTACCCCCGCCACTGCCCTttcagctgccccctgctcctggcctgggcccagcacTTTAACGAGGCCATAAACAGCCCCATCCTTGGCACTGCTgagctct
The sequence above is a segment of the Carettochelys insculpta isolate YL-2023 chromosome 28, ASM3395843v1, whole genome shotgun sequence genome. Coding sequences within it:
- the TCAP gene encoding telethonin, translated to MLGRRGAGGPLAAELGALVQEEDVERQESFTAEWRDLTLSTRPQEGCSLREADARRKETFQQWQETYWLLQRSPWLVLAVGRLGEPLARYHLPYRRAPPLPLPLFVPADLSATAERGPTPPQLRRLMDLETALAGGPLPNGLCPTKKAVAEITKELPPVVPPSRPDFGKGGFPRALSQEAQRG